From Vairimorpha necatrix chromosome 9, complete sequence, one genomic window encodes:
- a CDS encoding ricin B lectin (RBL4e), with amino-acid sequence MYFLILQFFSNLCYSAEVIFTNDDSELNLCSKDGNNVFGCNDKDDIIRTEINQNEDGQIFLNVLKYDKVFTIKENKLILFSKTGGSNQIFDVFFYYGSSFLIKNKDKCIYYDKEKNIFRTGKCEEGSTVFSLRFESKSNYDIKKKADKSSQNRNGTNNNKDCTSKEIPCQYVSTNLPLCQ; translated from the coding sequence atgtactttttaattttacaattcttttctaatttatgCTATTCTGCAGAAgtaatatttacaaacGACGATTCAGAACTAAATTTGTGTAGTAAAGATGGCAACAATGTTTTTGGATGCAATGATAAGGATGATATAATAAGAACagaaataaatcaaaaCGAAGACGGTCAAATTTTTCTCAATGTATTGAAATATGACAAGGTATTTAccattaaagaaaataaactgattttattttcaaagaCTGGAGGATCAAATCAGATATTTGatgtctttttttactatgGAAGTAgttttttgattaaaaacaaagacAAATGCATATATTAtgacaaagaaaaaaatatatttcgtACAGGCAAATGTGAGGAGGGAAGTACTGTGTTTAGTCTAAGGTTTGAATCCAAAAGTaattatgatattaaaaagaaagCCGATAAATCCTCTCAAAACAGAAATGGTACtaataacaataaagaCTGTACATCTAAAGAAATACCATGCCAATATGTAAGCACAAATCTACCACTTTGTCAATAA
- a CDS encoding ricin B lectin (PTP6g) gives MSDGTAHSVDKSNVNTDDDFFLSGSRKASKQNIWSTKNKKVLSIGDGSKLKYKDSKPNKESQLIGLSLIGPKTFIFRNRDKCVEYDKNSDKYYSKKCSSSDNQKFLLVKDKDESI, from the coding sequence ATGTCAGATGGTACCGCTCACTCTGTTGATAAATCTAATGTAAACACAGATGACGATTTTTTCTTGTCGGGTTCACGAAAAGCatcaaaacaaaatatatggtcaactaaaaataaaaaagtattgAGTATAGGAGATGGATCAAAACTGAAATATAAGGACTCTAAGCCCAATAAAGAATCACAACTAATTGGATTATCATTAATTGGACCTAAGACGTTTATTTTTAGGAATAGAGATAAATGTGTTGAATATGATAAGAATAGTGATAAGTattattctaaaaaatgtagTTCATCAGATAATCAAAAGTTTTTACTTGTTAAGGATAAAGACGAAAGTATATAA
- a CDS encoding ABC transporter, with protein sequence MNKDTKILFNFLNDYKLYKIFIFIVLTLIFIFAYIEVTVCFDEIELLKNIGNKSKLDKCITLMIIIFLKKLGVYVVMHLLPIISLYFLTKAYRICICFYILKALNLNQLTYFKIGPNSIRSILDRKVFQTVNGLHRFLFEFSYSITSIISIIIVMYIYFNIYLTLFSIGIMFLVLILVVPIAKVRTIIRNRYTSQYDLVINNLYRITYNYDIIKSSKNEDLELVTLASQCRNIKYYGIRSAILSAFTGFLSKSMVTLHHSLVFYLILNKNKYFNVHTVAGFILFNKLFCGLRFQFNRFRNEYNTLLQYYTDIINNDWDEIRYDIENLKLYYEYKNFDNKDKEIKIKVENDKLKDQKMFQVDKNKEISDYMDFEIIKSTIIETQKGDLIRDGTKKFIFNDNISFQDFVLTIEDKILTTPANFRIKKGEKVGIVGKNGVGKSTLVNVFLRFKDYKGSIYIDNVEMRNIYKIDQRDKVSFIPQEPGILYGTIADNLLYNSQNMSVPDIPKLCTMYNMNFKDYKMDVGDNGKFLSGGEKQRISFLRGVIKNGDIFILDEPTANMDPKSEKNLIDMMHNFLLDKTIFAIIHKHHLLKKFDKIVGIYDKEIIVYNSYEKFLENSHLY encoded by the coding sequence ATGAACAAAGATACAaagatattatttaatttcctAAATGACtacaaattatataaaatttttatatttattgttttgactttaatttttattttcgcATACATTGAAGTTACAGTTTGCTTTGATGAGATTGAATTGTTGAAAAATATTGGAAATAAATCAAAGCTGGATAAATGTATTACACTCatgataataatttttctcaAGAAGTTAGGAGTTTACGTTGTAATGCACTTATTACCAATAATttctctttattttttgacaaAAGCTTACAGAATttgtatttgtttttatattctaaaaGCATTGAATCTGAATCAATTgacttattttaaaattggaCCAAATTCAATTAGAAGTATATTAGACAGAAAAGTGTTTCAAACTGTTAATGGTTTGcatcgttttttatttgaattttcATACAGTATTACTTCTATTATTTCAATTATTATTGTGatgtatatttattttaatatatatctTACACTTTTTTCTATAGGtattatgtttttagtATTAATTTTGGTTGTGCCAATTGCCAAGGTCAGAActattattagaaatagaTATACAAGCCAGTATGATTTagttattaataatttatacagaattacatataattatgatattattaaatctagTAAAAATGAAGATCTCGAATTGGTGACTCTTGCTTCACAATgcagaaatataaaatattatggtATTCGCTCCGCAATTTTATCAGCATTTACAGGATTTCTCTCAAAAAGTATGGTGACATTACACCATTCcttagttttttatctaattttgaataaaaacaaGTATTTTAATGTACACACTGTAGCAGgatttatactttttaacAAGTTATTTTGTGGTTTGAGATTTCAATTTAACAGATTTAGAAATGAATACAACACtcttttacaatattatactgacattataaataatgattGGGATGAAATACGTTAtgatattgaaaatttgaaactatattatgaatataaaaattttgataataaagacaaagaaataaaaattaaagttGAAAATgacaaattaaaagatcaaaaaatgtttcaggtcgataaaaataaagaaataagtGATTATATGGATTTTGAGATAATCAAAAGTACAATAATAGAGACACAAAAGGGTGATTTAATACGAGATGGAactaagaaatttatttttaatgataataTCTCTTTTCAAGATTTTGTGTTGACTAttgaagataaaattttgacaaCACCCGCtaattttagaattaaaaaggGAGAAAAAGTTGGAATAGTTGGCAAAAACGGAGTTGGGAAATCTACCTTAGTTAATGTCtttttaagatttaaaGATTATAAAGGATCAATTTACATTGATAACGTAGAAAtgagaaatatttataagatCGACCAAAGGGATAAAGTTTCCTTCATTCCTCAGGAACCTGGAATTTTATATGGTACTATAGCGGATAATTTATTGTATAACAGTCAAAATATGAGTGTGCCCGACATTCCTAAACTTTGTACTATGTACAATATGAACTttaaagattataaaatggACGTAGGCGACAAtggtaaatttttaagtggTGGCGaaaaacaaagaatttcttttttaagaGGCGTAATCAAAAATGgagatatatttattttagatgAACCTACTGCTAACATGGATCCGAAATCAGAGAAAAATCTTATCGATATGAtgcataattttttacttgaTAAGACAATTTTTGCAATAATCCATAAACAtcatcttttaaaaaaatttgacaaaATTGTTGGGATTTACGATAAGGAAATAATAGTTTATAATAGTTATGAGAAATTTCTCGAAAATTCACATTTatattag